In Limisalsivibrio acetivorans, one genomic interval encodes:
- a CDS encoding site-specific integrase, with amino-acid sequence MADLPKGLRVRGKSKLIEINLYYKGERLFVRTGLPATKENLKHASILRETMINAIKHDKLNGTEHFNITDYLPESGKINQLLGRNTVNKGATFQDYAEKYRKRILECHESGELKYSSLKSYKTGLRRLETAAFYKMKMRDIKKSHIQEYITQLLMTVGKKSVNNLLTPMRQAFEMAFEDEVIDSNPADRVRNPKFPKPEMQPFTRDEVLKILAYLREHHPEHAGYIAFVVYTGCRIGEAMAAKWENLSCDGDEWAYYINKNIVEGKESTPKTIESIREVPVLEPLKPYIQRQKAISLMASEYIFPNPRTGRPFNRNRPVINGIWRPTLKKLKIAYRDMKQLRHTHAVLALIAEDNLHDIAKRLGHANTGITTKAYIKYHKGYSKRSNLETYLDEETNCKSSDLIKGGIKDADSSN; translated from the coding sequence ATGGCAGATTTACCAAAGGGACTTAGAGTTAGAGGAAAAAGCAAGCTGATTGAAATTAACCTCTATTACAAGGGTGAACGCCTCTTTGTGCGTACAGGATTACCCGCAACGAAAGAAAACCTAAAACACGCAAGCATACTGCGTGAAACCATGATTAATGCAATCAAGCATGACAAGCTCAATGGGACTGAACATTTCAACATTACCGACTACCTGCCAGAATCAGGAAAGATTAACCAGCTTTTAGGCAGAAACACAGTAAACAAGGGTGCTACTTTTCAAGACTATGCAGAGAAATACAGAAAGAGAATCCTTGAATGTCATGAGTCAGGCGAACTTAAATATTCATCATTAAAAAGCTACAAGACAGGGCTTAGAAGACTTGAAACAGCCGCTTTCTATAAAATGAAAATGCGTGACATCAAGAAGTCACATATTCAGGAATACATCACCCAGCTATTAATGACAGTAGGCAAGAAGTCTGTAAATAACCTTCTCACACCGATGCGTCAGGCTTTTGAAATGGCTTTTGAAGATGAAGTTATTGACAGCAACCCAGCAGACAGAGTTAGAAACCCAAAATTCCCTAAGCCAGAGATGCAACCGTTTACAAGGGATGAAGTGCTTAAAATATTAGCTTATTTGAGAGAACATCACCCTGAACATGCTGGCTATATTGCGTTTGTTGTTTATACAGGTTGCAGAATAGGCGAGGCAATGGCCGCTAAGTGGGAAAACCTTTCTTGTGATGGTGACGAGTGGGCTTACTACATAAATAAAAACATAGTTGAGGGGAAAGAAAGCACACCTAAAACTATTGAAAGCATAAGAGAAGTCCCAGTTTTAGAGCCTTTAAAGCCCTATATACAAAGACAGAAAGCAATTTCATTAATGGCAAGTGAATACATATTCCCAAACCCCAGAACTGGCAGACCATTTAACAGAAATAGACCAGTAATAAACGGCATATGGAGACCGACATTAAAAAAGCTGAAAATTGCATACAGAGACATGAAACAGTTAAGACATACTCATGCCGTACTTGCATTAATTGCAGAAGACAATCTGCATGACATAGCAAAAAGACTTGGACATGCTAACACTGGTATAACTACAAAAGCATATATTAAATACCACAAAGGCTATTCTAAGCGTTCAAATCTTGAAACCTACTTAGATGAAGAAACAAACTGCAAAAGCAGTGATTTAATAAAAGGAGGCATTAAAGATGCAGATTCAAGTAACTAA
- a CDS encoding tyrosine-type recombinase/integrase, with translation MALTDLKIKNAKYSDKDFRLADEKAMYLLIKKSGKYFRLDYKLHGKRKTYAIGVYPETSLKEAREIRDAARKLIKEGIDPVEHRKTLRDSKSFDKAYSFEYIAGEWFIKNKRKWSDDYAKKKWRSIEKNLLPYIASKDIRFLEPPELLRVFEKIQNRGAIETAHRAKGICSEIFRYAIAVGKAKRDPTQDLKGALIPTTSKNMATITDTKQIGELLRAIDGYQGEIITRFALMLLPLVFVRPGELRHAEWNELDISEKIWKIPAEKMKTKRPHIVPLSSQAISIIEELQMHTGRWKYLFPSMRSKERPISNNTINAALRRMGYSKDDMTGHGFRAMASTSLYENGWSGDCIERQLAHVENNTVKAAYNYAQHLDERARMMQWWADYLDKLKGV, from the coding sequence ATGGCACTTACCGATCTAAAAATCAAAAATGCTAAATATTCAGACAAAGATTTCAGATTAGCAGATGAAAAGGCTATGTATCTCTTGATTAAGAAATCGGGGAAGTATTTCCGCCTGGATTACAAGCTACATGGGAAAAGAAAAACATATGCTATTGGAGTCTATCCGGAAACATCACTAAAAGAAGCTCGGGAAATTCGTGATGCTGCAAGAAAACTGATAAAAGAAGGGATAGATCCTGTCGAACATAGAAAAACTCTGAGGGATAGTAAATCTTTCGATAAAGCATACTCATTTGAATACATTGCTGGTGAGTGGTTCATAAAGAACAAACGTAAATGGTCTGATGATTATGCTAAAAAGAAGTGGCGTTCGATTGAAAAGAATCTTCTTCCATACATAGCAAGTAAAGACATTCGATTTCTAGAACCTCCAGAACTTCTACGAGTATTTGAAAAAATACAAAATAGAGGAGCAATTGAAACTGCCCATAGAGCAAAGGGTATTTGCAGTGAAATATTTCGTTACGCAATAGCTGTTGGAAAGGCTAAGCGAGATCCTACTCAAGACCTGAAAGGGGCGCTCATCCCAACCACCTCAAAGAATATGGCAACGATTACCGACACCAAACAGATCGGTGAGTTATTAAGAGCCATCGATGGCTATCAGGGCGAAATCATAACAAGATTTGCACTAATGTTGCTTCCACTTGTATTTGTAAGGCCAGGGGAACTAAGACATGCGGAATGGAACGAACTGGACATTAGTGAAAAAATATGGAAAATTCCTGCCGAAAAGATGAAAACCAAGCGTCCACATATTGTGCCACTTTCAAGCCAAGCAATCTCGATAATTGAAGAACTCCAGATGCACACCGGAAGATGGAAATACCTCTTTCCATCAATGCGCTCCAAGGAACGTCCAATCAGCAATAATACCATAAACGCAGCCCTAAGAAGAATGGGATACTCTAAAGATGATATGACAGGACATGGTTTTCGAGCTATGGCATCCACATCTTTATATGAAAACGGCTGGAGTGGAGACTGCATTGAGCGTCAACTTGCTCATGTTGAAAATAATACTGTTAAAGCTGCATACAATTACGCCCAACACCTCGATGAAAGGGCCCGAATGATGCAGTGGTGGGCGGATTATCTGGATAAACTGAAAGGAGTCTGA
- a CDS encoding recombinase family protein — translation MSKTIYVCIERRYLIRLNDQRENAESLLEYELGYGIMKYFNYYKGFAKCQNKSAKGKMSCKLGELVCLCIGYFENVEVGKLRVISEFASYCVKEQLYLPRDDYSTNTTVKANTQRKTKADEFAISIKPYIYELMSSGCITKYKIAEELNKMGILTRRNMMWNAKAVSRILKRLNEMN, via the coding sequence ATGTCGAAAACAATCTATGTGTGTATTGAAAGAAGATATTTGATAAGGCTGAACGACCAGAGAGAAAATGCTGAAAGTTTATTAGAATATGAACTTGGGTATGGAATCATGAAGTATTTCAATTATTATAAGGGCTTTGCGAAATGTCAGAACAAGTCAGCAAAGGGTAAGATGAGCTGTAAGCTTGGTGAACTGGTGTGCCTTTGTATAGGATATTTTGAGAACGTTGAGGTGGGTAAACTTCGAGTTATAAGCGAGTTCGCCTCTTACTGTGTAAAGGAACAGCTTTATCTCCCTAGAGATGACTATTCTACAAATACTACTGTAAAGGCCAATACTCAGAGAAAGACCAAAGCTGATGAATTTGCAATATCTATCAAACCTTATATATATGAGCTTATGAGCTCTGGCTGTATAACAAAATATAAGATTGCTGAGGAGCTCAACAAAATGGGCATTCTTACTCGGCGTAATATGATGTGGAATGCGAAAGCTGTTTCACGAATTTTAAAGCGCTTGAATGAAATGAATTGA
- a CDS encoding helix-turn-helix transcriptional regulator — protein sequence MKTEITELQIIRRKEVENMTGLSRSSIYALMKTGNFPQSIKLTERTTGWLKHEIESWLMEKVEERNKRSA from the coding sequence ATGAAAACAGAAATTACTGAACTACAAATTATTCGTAGGAAGGAGGTTGAAAACATGACCGGCCTTTCCAGGTCTTCGATTTACGCTTTGATGAAAACAGGGAATTTCCCCCAATCAATCAAACTTACCGAGAGAACCACAGGTTGGCTAAAGCATGAAATTGAGTCTTGGTTAATGGAAAAAGTAGAGGAACGCAACAAACGTTCAGCTTAA
- a CDS encoding DUF4007 family protein, which produces MTKLIFSGHESFYCRFFWLKKGYEFLVAGNKFNSEDAVISLGVGKNMVASIRYWMEAFGLTKETELTELAHLIFADDVGLDPYLEHKSTLWILHLNLIMKAKASLYYLVFNEFRKQRIEFTKEHLNNFIVSACFDNEQSVSEKIIKTDIGVFIKTYLSPSKKSKNFEDDYTTLFHDLRLIREMGSSTVGSEAWYTFDGSEANNINPNVALYGILSNSQFGDSITFNDILNGNNGLGQLLCLGAKDLLSVIEKIVSTYNGITFTEDAGVKLLQIKDNFPVDRVLRACYE; this is translated from the coding sequence TTGACGAAACTGATTTTTTCTGGACACGAATCGTTCTATTGTCGTTTCTTCTGGTTAAAGAAAGGGTATGAGTTCTTAGTTGCCGGTAATAAATTTAATAGTGAAGACGCAGTGATATCGCTTGGTGTGGGCAAAAACATGGTAGCTTCTATTAGATATTGGATGGAAGCCTTTGGTCTAACAAAGGAGACTGAGTTGACCGAGCTTGCACATCTGATTTTCGCTGATGATGTGGGGCTAGATCCATACCTGGAGCATAAGAGCACTCTATGGATATTGCACCTTAACTTAATAATGAAGGCTAAAGCAAGTTTGTATTACTTAGTCTTTAATGAGTTTCGAAAACAGAGAATAGAGTTTACAAAAGAACACTTAAATAATTTTATTGTAAGTGCTTGTTTTGATAATGAACAATCAGTAAGTGAAAAAATAATAAAAACAGACATAGGTGTATTTATTAAAACATACTTATCTCCGAGTAAGAAATCTAAAAACTTTGAGGATGACTACACAACACTATTTCATGATTTGAGGCTTATAAGAGAGATGGGTAGTTCTACTGTTGGCTCTGAGGCTTGGTACACTTTTGATGGCTCAGAGGCAAACAACATTAATCCGAATGTAGCTCTTTATGGAATTTTATCAAATAGTCAGTTTGGGGATAGCATTACTTTTAATGATATCTTGAATGGCAACAATGGTTTGGGGCAATTACTTTGCCTTGGAGCAAAAGACCTACTGAGTGTTATTGAGAAAATAGTGAGTACCTATAATGGTATTACCTTTACTGAAGATGCAGGAGTTAAGCTTTTGCAGATCAAAGATAACTTCCCGGTTGATAGAGTCTTGAGGGCTTGCTATGAGTGA
- a CDS encoding phosphoadenosine phosphosulfate reductase family protein, translating to MSIKVRHVLGISGGKDSAALAIYLKTKFPELELEYYFCDTEKELDETYRVIEKLEVFLGKKIIKLKAAENSTKSGFDHFLELYGGYLPSPSQRWCTKKLKLQPFEKYIGDEPVVSYVGIRGDESREGYISKKSNIQSVFPFRNNIWSVDVIRKVLADSNIDYITDIALEVIGNDSSKDEVLTVLTTKLSQGFNLDNKLNRLINLDAVSFNKVVFKFLKGTDYPLGTVDSFPLIGKDDSVVLADVYRMLEESGVGVPEYYKEKPFTVNDDGKELTGYYSRSRSGCYFCFFQQKIEWVWLYEQHPKLFYMAMEYEKDGYSWMDNERLEDLVKPERIKEIKLLQIKRIEKGMRKNNKSLIDILDADMGNSCPSCFI from the coding sequence ATGAGTATAAAGGTTAGACATGTATTAGGCATTTCTGGTGGGAAAGACAGTGCAGCACTCGCTATTTACCTTAAAACTAAATTCCCTGAACTAGAGCTTGAGTACTATTTCTGCGACACAGAAAAAGAGCTTGATGAGACTTACCGTGTCATAGAGAAGCTTGAGGTTTTTCTTGGTAAGAAAATTATAAAATTAAAAGCCGCTGAGAATAGTACCAAATCAGGTTTTGACCATTTTCTAGAACTTTATGGAGGATACCTCCCTTCTCCAAGTCAACGTTGGTGTACAAAGAAGTTGAAATTACAACCTTTTGAAAAGTATATCGGTGATGAGCCTGTTGTCTCTTATGTTGGTATCAGGGGAGACGAATCTAGAGAAGGTTATATTTCAAAAAAAAGCAACATTCAATCGGTTTTCCCATTTAGGAATAATATTTGGAGCGTTGATGTAATACGTAAAGTGTTAGCCGATTCGAATATCGACTACATTACAGATATAGCATTAGAAGTTATCGGTAATGATTCTAGCAAAGATGAGGTTCTTACTGTACTTACGACCAAGCTTTCTCAAGGCTTTAACCTTGACAACAAGCTAAACAGATTGATAAATTTGGATGCAGTTAGTTTTAATAAGGTGGTTTTTAAATTTCTAAAAGGTACTGATTACCCGCTTGGTACTGTTGATAGTTTTCCGCTAATTGGAAAAGATGATTCAGTTGTATTGGCTGATGTTTATAGAATGCTAGAAGAGAGTGGTGTTGGAGTACCTGAGTATTATAAAGAAAAACCCTTTACTGTTAATGATGATGGTAAAGAGCTGACAGGGTATTACTCTAGGAGCAGGTCAGGTTGTTATTTCTGTTTTTTCCAACAAAAAATTGAATGGGTGTGGCTTTATGAGCAACATCCGAAACTTTTTTATATGGCCATGGAGTATGAAAAAGATGGTTACTCCTGGATGGATAATGAACGTCTTGAGGATCTTGTAAAACCTGAAAGGATAAAAGAGATTAAGTTGTTGCAGATAAAAAGAATTGAGAAAGGCATGCGTAAAAACAATAAAAGCCTGATTGATATACTTGATGCGGATATGGGAAATAGCTGCCCAAGCTGTTTCATATAA
- a CDS encoding DUF262 domain-containing protein, giving the protein MTLESLFVENESNKIVLPDFQRDMEWKEDKQKKLLASFLVKLPIGNLLLLNGNKDDFLAREIGAKNQIIEPKEDCSYLLDGQQRFTSLKLFFCDLYYDENRWKQKYEDVYSQLRARWFINVKPQVNGEDVFGYNNLSFQGIDNCEPDDVLDFLVSKKIYKTKTHEWHSPGFDIKDDNGNKMTSNRMQLQVIRMAAEECLIPLYSLYPYKRDNLHDQVIRKIAIKRKEDLQAELGDDKNQIINLLKDVEPSIEEFLDDNEQYSDEIAYAWSGLAERWSAAVSNYLNNLLKQAIPVIELPADQISRAIAIFTTINEGGQKLNTFDLVVAKAAKDTKHESLSKRIADLYQKDVRIPDAVGNGQLSSWVPNNFKLVIDNKIVREAKDHFLNILSLFTHSRKILFNANNRVIKIDLLKNAKQLELDYEKINSNTKETVIALARAYAFLQLRCGITIIEKLPYKLMVVPIAYMLSFDEVWGEKKSIDKLEYWYWASLFSGAYREGQNEKCINDIYSLYEWISNKGENPFIGRLTNIFQDTRYSDLDTLLLKNEDSVPKAIYSGILQYILSNLPGDFIPRKYSRVRLSAYDVAINKKIEVKSDTGDELTYVLSLNDHHIVPFGSVKKLNESADELRQKKDHILNSPLNRTYISAKANEIIRDMEPEKYFSEIDEIVQYGHMVPTPIQEKYQRRDSEDEYTYYQRVLEERFHELKRNVCQELDKLSS; this is encoded by the coding sequence ATGACGCTTGAATCACTTTTTGTTGAAAATGAAAGTAATAAAATTGTTTTGCCCGATTTTCAAAGAGATATGGAATGGAAAGAAGATAAGCAAAAAAAATTATTAGCGTCTTTCCTTGTAAAACTCCCAATTGGCAACCTTTTGCTTTTAAATGGAAATAAAGATGATTTTTTAGCTCGAGAGATTGGGGCAAAAAATCAGATAATAGAACCTAAAGAGGACTGTAGTTATTTATTGGATGGTCAACAACGCTTTACAAGTTTGAAATTATTTTTTTGCGATCTGTATTATGATGAAAATAGATGGAAACAGAAGTATGAAGATGTTTACAGCCAACTCAGAGCAAGATGGTTTATCAATGTTAAACCTCAAGTTAATGGTGAGGATGTTTTTGGCTATAATAATCTTTCTTTTCAAGGGATTGATAATTGTGAACCAGATGATGTTTTAGACTTTCTCGTTTCAAAAAAAATTTATAAAACAAAGACACATGAATGGCATTCGCCTGGCTTCGATATTAAGGATGACAATGGAAATAAAATGACTAGCAATAGGATGCAGTTGCAAGTGATCAGAATGGCAGCTGAAGAGTGCTTGATACCTTTATATTCACTATATCCGTATAAAAGGGATAATTTGCATGATCAGGTAATTAGGAAAATCGCTATTAAAAGAAAAGAAGATTTACAAGCTGAGTTAGGAGATGACAAAAATCAGATTATTAATTTATTAAAAGACGTAGAACCAAGCATAGAAGAGTTCTTGGATGATAATGAACAATATAGTGATGAAATAGCCTATGCGTGGTCTGGTCTTGCGGAAAGATGGAGCGCAGCCGTTAGCAACTATCTGAATAATTTGCTTAAACAGGCAATACCTGTTATTGAGTTACCTGCGGATCAGATAAGTCGAGCCATAGCAATTTTCACAACAATTAATGAAGGTGGTCAAAAACTCAATACCTTTGACCTCGTAGTTGCTAAGGCAGCTAAAGATACAAAACATGAATCATTGTCAAAGAGAATCGCTGACCTATATCAAAAAGATGTTCGGATTCCTGATGCTGTAGGCAATGGTCAACTTTCTTCTTGGGTACCAAATAATTTTAAATTAGTAATTGACAACAAGATTGTTAGAGAGGCAAAAGATCACTTTTTAAATATTCTTTCCCTATTTACTCACTCCCGAAAAATACTTTTTAATGCAAATAATAGAGTCATCAAAATTGACCTGTTAAAAAATGCAAAACAACTTGAATTAGATTACGAGAAAATTAATTCCAACACAAAAGAAACAGTTATTGCTTTAGCGCGTGCATATGCTTTTTTGCAGCTAAGGTGCGGTATAACTATAATCGAAAAACTTCCCTACAAACTAATGGTTGTCCCAATAGCATACATGTTGTCGTTTGACGAGGTTTGGGGTGAGAAAAAATCTATAGATAAGTTAGAGTATTGGTATTGGGCCTCTCTATTTTCAGGCGCATATCGAGAAGGGCAAAACGAAAAATGTATTAATGATATATATTCTTTATACGAGTGGATAAGCAATAAGGGGGAGAACCCATTCATAGGCAGGCTTACCAACATCTTCCAAGATACTCGTTATTCAGACTTAGATACCTTATTACTTAAGAATGAAGATTCTGTGCCCAAAGCAATATATAGTGGGATATTACAATATATACTTAGCAACCTTCCAGGTGATTTTATCCCGAGAAAATATTCTAGAGTTAGATTATCTGCTTATGATGTAGCGATAAATAAGAAAATTGAAGTTAAAAGTGACACTGGAGACGAGCTAACCTATGTGTTGTCTTTGAATGATCACCACATTGTCCCGTTCGGAAGTGTTAAAAAATTAAATGAATCAGCTGATGAGTTAAGGCAGAAGAAGGATCACATATTAAATAGTCCTTTGAATAGGACCTACATCTCAGCCAAAGCAAATGAGATTATTAGGGATATGGAGCCTGAAAAATACTTTTCTGAGATAGATGAAATCGTACAATATGGTCACATGGTGCCTACTCCAATACAAGAAAAGTATCAACGTAGAGATAGCGAAGATGAATATACATATTACCAGCGTGTACTTGAAGAACGCTTTCATGAGCTTAAAAGAAACGTTTGTCAAGAACTTGATAAACTATCATCTTAG
- a CDS encoding DEAD/DEAH box helicase: MVLPENLERLNLNERLKRLGSPILSELVGVDRIKNIIEISSARVKESNLVKFLMLRHGSQVFSVKEIRREVLLRLPTEYQLFILYGATDIKEKLSEADIDKLYSFSWSRSSNYAKRLLAIFDLDDSYLPPVNESKPSHEELSPETQLYPYQLRIKNQLIRSLSSGQQRLLVHMPTGSGKTRTSIEAIVDYWRAVADRSTFVVWLAHSEELCEQAVETFTKLWSVRGDAPVTIYRLWGDYDVPSFESENGFLVASLQKIHSMRLSKNSEIFRSISRLKAKCKFILIDEAHKAIAPTYRSGIEFISDIDKTFIVGLSATPGRVNSEEIQELVDFFGGQKISLTSETAEEIANPIKFLQENRYLSKIVRKEIPSEISIDLEPSELEFISNFLDLPKSVLVKLEQSAARNACILGEIASLCRKNYSIIVFALSVNHAHMLTELLNIKDIEARCVDGNCSSYDRQKYIEDYKKNEVQVLVNYGVLTTGFDAPNTNAVLIARPTGSLVLYSQMIGRGIRGPKMGGNEECILVDIKDNLVGFPEEDHAFTNFNSDWQ, encoded by the coding sequence GTGGTATTACCTGAAAATCTTGAGAGATTAAATCTAAATGAAAGATTAAAACGATTGGGGAGTCCAATTTTATCTGAGTTAGTGGGTGTAGATCGTATCAAAAACATAATTGAAATCTCTTCAGCGAGAGTTAAAGAGTCAAACTTAGTAAAATTTCTTATGCTTAGGCATGGCTCGCAGGTATTTTCAGTTAAGGAAATTAGGAGAGAAGTCTTATTACGCCTGCCTACAGAGTACCAACTGTTTATCCTCTATGGCGCTACCGATATAAAAGAAAAACTATCTGAAGCAGATATTGACAAACTATACTCTTTTAGTTGGTCTCGTAGTAGTAATTATGCCAAAAGATTGTTAGCCATTTTTGACCTTGATGACTCTTACCTACCTCCTGTAAATGAGTCAAAACCTTCACATGAAGAATTATCTCCTGAGACTCAGCTTTACCCTTATCAGTTGAGAATTAAAAATCAACTTATAAGATCACTGAGTTCTGGTCAACAACGCCTACTGGTACATATGCCGACAGGGTCTGGCAAAACACGAACAAGCATCGAAGCAATTGTTGACTACTGGAGAGCCGTTGCAGACAGGTCGACATTTGTAGTTTGGTTAGCACATTCTGAAGAATTGTGTGAGCAAGCAGTGGAGACATTTACGAAGTTATGGTCAGTGAGAGGAGATGCCCCAGTTACAATCTATAGACTTTGGGGGGATTATGATGTCCCTAGTTTCGAATCTGAAAATGGTTTTCTAGTTGCAAGCTTGCAAAAAATACACTCAATGCGCCTATCAAAGAATAGTGAGATTTTTAGATCAATATCAAGATTAAAAGCTAAGTGTAAATTCATATTGATTGATGAAGCTCATAAAGCTATTGCTCCAACATACCGCTCTGGCATTGAGTTTATATCTGATATTGATAAAACTTTTATAGTTGGTTTGAGTGCTACACCTGGGAGAGTAAATAGTGAAGAAATTCAAGAGTTAGTTGATTTCTTCGGAGGACAAAAAATAAGCCTAACTAGCGAAACAGCTGAAGAAATTGCCAACCCTATTAAATTCTTGCAAGAAAATAGATATTTGTCAAAAATTGTTCGCAAAGAAATTCCTAGTGAAATATCAATTGATTTAGAGCCGAGTGAGCTTGAGTTTATCTCAAATTTTCTAGACTTACCAAAATCTGTTCTTGTTAAACTCGAGCAAAGTGCTGCTAGAAATGCTTGTATATTAGGTGAAATCGCAAGTTTATGCAGGAAAAACTATAGTATTATCGTTTTTGCTTTATCAGTGAACCATGCACATATGCTTACAGAGTTGCTAAATATAAAAGATATTGAGGCTAGATGCGTGGATGGCAATTGCTCATCTTATGATAGACAAAAATATATTGAAGATTACAAAAAAAATGAAGTCCAAGTATTGGTTAACTATGGTGTATTAACAACTGGGTTTGATGCTCCAAATACCAATGCTGTATTAATTGCCCGACCAACAGGTTCTCTGGTTCTTTATTCACAAATGATAGGAAGAGGGATTAGAGGACCGAAGATGGGAGGGAATGAGGAGTGTATCCTTGTAGATATAAAGGATAACTTAGTAGGGTTTCCTGAAGAAGATCATGCCTTCACCAATTTTAACAGCGATTGGCAATAA
- a CDS encoding ATP-binding protein has protein sequence MPNSIIPAKTAIETFRDAGYKNTASALAELIDNSIEAGAKNIQVIAFEEKVAMHKRNSTQIRELAVYDDGCGMTPETLQICLQFGNGTRLNSRTGMGRFGIGLPNASVSQARKVDVYSWQDKKFYHTFLDVDQIKEENLQTVNPVEEVELPEKYLNEIEGELSDSGTLIVWSKCDRLDMVKSRTLYKILNKDLCRIYRHFLDDDNRYGNQVKINLVATGKDRSVVTLYANDPLYLMTPNNVPGYETQALNVMYGEVINIPIVYDSSGNTASVEMRFTIALPETQALGGGSIVGSHYRNNTGISFVRAAREIDFNNFGFFNDRDERERWWGCEIRFEPILDELFGVTNNKQAVRGVDYIDEKEFKTEHAEDFDELLEQDLKLKLRLELSRIFSNNHRKLMECIKERGAGKRGGSAKERAQPDTSTRIANTDLQTQKTKTKSSEVGKSKSEDEKLMEWKNRILESDTTLTDKNASQVAPEKINLAIEKDFKSWPGSQFIGVETTGSTCVLVINRSHLFFNSLYEPLLDVGDDQYINALDLTLMSYARMEDELYSRIDDLDEMRDIWGRHLKSFLSKLKDNA, from the coding sequence ATGCCTAATAGTATCATACCTGCAAAGACGGCGATTGAAACATTCAGAGACGCTGGATATAAAAATACGGCTAGCGCACTGGCTGAGTTAATTGATAACTCAATAGAAGCTGGAGCCAAGAATATCCAAGTGATTGCGTTTGAAGAGAAAGTGGCCATGCATAAAAGAAATAGCACCCAAATCAGAGAATTAGCGGTTTATGACGATGGCTGCGGCATGACTCCAGAAACGCTCCAAATATGTTTGCAGTTCGGAAATGGTACCAGACTGAACTCAAGAACTGGAATGGGCCGATTTGGAATAGGCTTGCCTAATGCTTCAGTAAGTCAAGCACGAAAGGTAGATGTTTACTCATGGCAAGATAAAAAATTTTACCACACTTTTTTAGATGTCGATCAAATCAAAGAAGAGAATCTGCAAACAGTAAATCCTGTAGAAGAGGTTGAGCTTCCTGAGAAATACCTTAATGAGATAGAGGGTGAGTTATCAGATTCAGGGACATTAATAGTTTGGAGCAAGTGTGATAGACTGGATATGGTTAAATCGAGAACTCTTTATAAAATACTCAATAAGGATTTATGTCGAATATACAGACATTTTTTAGATGATGACAACAGGTATGGCAACCAAGTTAAAATAAATTTGGTAGCAACAGGTAAAGATCGTTCAGTTGTCACTCTTTATGCGAATGATCCTCTTTATCTCATGACTCCAAATAACGTCCCAGGTTATGAAACACAAGCATTGAATGTAATGTATGGAGAAGTTATCAATATCCCTATAGTTTATGATTCGTCTGGTAACACTGCATCTGTTGAAATGAGATTTACTATAGCATTGCCAGAGACACAAGCTTTAGGAGGAGGTTCAATAGTAGGGAGTCACTATCGCAATAATACAGGCATTTCCTTTGTCAGAGCAGCAAGAGAAATTGATTTTAACAACTTCGGTTTCTTCAATGACAGAGATGAGAGAGAGCGGTGGTGGGGTTGTGAAATTAGATTTGAGCCAATTCTTGACGAGCTTTTTGGTGTAACAAATAATAAGCAAGCAGTCAGAGGGGTAGACTATATTGACGAGAAAGAGTTTAAGACTGAGCATGCAGAAGACTTTGATGAATTGCTTGAACAAGATTTGAAGCTTAAACTAAGATTGGAACTTAGTAGAATTTTTTCTAATAACCACAGAAAACTAATGGAGTGTATCAAAGAGAGGGGGGCTGGTAAGCGAGGAGGAAGTGCAAAGGAAAGAGCGCAGCCTGATACCAGTACTCGTATTGCAAATACTGATCTTCAGACTCAGAAAACCAAAACAAAGTCAAGCGAAGTAGGTAAATCTAAATCAGAAGATGAGAAACTTATGGAGTGGAAAAATCGTATTTTAGAATCAGATACAACCTTGACTGATAAAAATGCTAGCCAGGTTGCTCCAGAGAAGATCAATTTGGCAATTGAGAAAGATTTTAAATCCTGGCCAGGTTCCCAGTTTATTGGCGTTGAAACCACAGGTAGTACATGTGTGTTAGTAATCAACCGAAGTCACCTTTTCTTTAATAGCCTGTATGAGCCATTATTAGATGTTGGTGATGACCAATATATTAATGCTCTTGACCTTACTCTAATGTCATACGCAAGAATGGAAGATGAGCTTTATAGTAGAATTGATGACCTTGATGAGATGAGAGATATATGGGGTAGGCATCTGAAATCATTTCTAAGTAAATTGAAAGATAATGCTTAA